In one window of Henckelia pumila isolate YLH828 chromosome 1, ASM3356847v2, whole genome shotgun sequence DNA:
- the LOC140882501 gene encoding polygalacturonase At1g48100: MEILRCLFVLWILNVQFLIQNVTNVDGGRHHNHMSKNQKSEISPELAPADAPDQSPTVPADSPLPQPGNISSTSCIFNVSDYGAVGDGDTDDTEAFRAAWKEACRVENGVVLVPSDQVFLITSTIFSGPCEPGLVFQVDGVLMPPDGPDSWPESDSTKQWLVFYNLDGFTFTGAGSIEGNGQKWWDLPCKPHKGPNGKTLPGPCNSPALIRFFMSSNLVVTGLRIQNSPQFHMKFDGCQGVLIEKMSISSPKLSPNTDGIHIENTKSVGIYNSVIGNGDDCISIGPGCSDVDIEAVTCGPSHGISIGSLGVHNSHACVSNISVRNVFIKDSDNGLRIKTWQGGTGSVAGISFENIQMDNVRNCVIIDQYYCLTKACRNQTSAVYLTDVTYRNIKGTYDVRSPPIHFACSDTIACTNITMSEVELLPYEGVLVDDPFCWNAYGLQETLTIPPIDCLQEGTPQSLEEGSLIGC; the protein is encoded by the exons ATGGAAATCTTACGCTGCTTATTCGTGTTATGGATCTTGAACGTACAATTCTTGATCCAGAATGTAACCAATGTGGATGGAGGGAGGCATCATAATCACATGAGCAAGAATCAAAAGAGTGAAATTTCACCTGAACTTGCCCCTGCCGATGCCCCGGACCAATCTCCCACTGTTCCAGCCGACTCGCCTCTGCCTCAACCTGGGAACATCTCCAGCACGAGCTGCATTTTCAATGTGTCTGATTACGGTGCGGTTGGAGACGGAGATACTGACGACACTGAAGCCTTCAGGGCTGCATGGAAGGAGGCGTGTAGAGTGGAAAATGGAGTGGTTCTGGTCCCATCAGACCAGGTGTTTCTTATTACTTCAACCATTTTTTCCGGACCCTGCGAGCCTGGACTCGTTTTTCAG GTGGATGGGGTGCTAATGCCGCCTGATGGACCAGATTCCTGGCCAGAATCCGACAGCACTAAGCAGTGGCTGGTGTTTTACAATCTTGACGGCTTCACTTTTACTGGAGCTGGGTCCATTGAAGGAAATGGCCAGAAGTGGTGGGATCTTCCATGCAAACCTCACAAG GGTCCTAATGGGAAAACATTGCCCGGACCATGCAACAGCCCAGCG TTGATTCGGTTTTTCATGAGCTCGAACTTGGTGGTGACCGGTTTGCGGATCCAAAACAGCCCACAGTTTCACATGAAATTCGACGGATGTCAAGGTGTCCTAATCGAGAAGATGTCCATCTCTTCCCCTAAGTTAAGCCCGAACACAGATGGAATACACATTGAGAACACCAAATCTGTTGGCATATACAACTCTGTGATAGGCAACg GGGATGATTGCATTTCAATAGGTCCAGGTTGTTCAGATGTGGATATAGAAGCCGTCACTTGTGGGCCGAGTCACGGGATAAG CATTGGCAGTCTTGGGGTACACAACTCCCATGcatgtgtttctaacatatcaGTACGAAATGTATTCATAAAAGACTCGGACAATGGACTCCGGATCAAGACATGGCAAGGAGGAACGGGGTCGGTGGCTGGCATATCTTTCGAGAACATACAGATGGACAACGTAAGAAACTGTGTGATAATTGATCAATATTACTGCCTCACAAAGGCCTGTCGAAACCAGACCTCAGCTGTTTACCTGACCGATGTCACATATAGAAACATAAAGGGTACCTATGATGTGAGGAGCCCTCCTATACACTTCGCATGTAGCGATACCATTGCCTGCACCAACATCACAATGTCAGAAGTTGAGCTTCTACCTTATGAAGGCGTACTAGTCGATGATCCCTTCTGCTGGAACGCATATGGCCTACAGGAGACGCTCACCATACCTCCAATTGATTGTTTACAAGAAGGGACGCCTCAATCTCTAGAAGAGGGTTCCTTGATTGGCTGCTAA
- the LOC140882509 gene encoding uncharacterized protein: MPSLQTALPPELANNTIRLYRECLRRAKYIGQKKYNTELVIDMVRQQFKRHMHETDPDKIQKLKDDAARGLINHMLYESENLGGPKFSKRTS, translated from the exons ATGCCATCTCTTCAAACAGCTTTGCCTCCGGAACTCGCCAACAATACCATTAGG CTGTATCGCGAATGTCTGAGGCGGGCTAAATATATTGGTCAGAAG AAATACAACACCGAGCTTGTTATCGACATGGTCAGGCAACAATTCAAAAGGCATATGCACGAGACAGATCCAGATAAAATTCAGAAGTTGAAGGATGATGCGGCAAGGGGACTGATCAATCACATGCTTTATGAATCTGAAAACTTGGGTGGTCCGAAATTTAGCAAACGCACCAGCTGA